One window of the Ammospiza caudacuta isolate bAmmCau1 chromosome 9, bAmmCau1.pri, whole genome shotgun sequence genome contains the following:
- the LOC131561398 gene encoding C-type lectin domain family 2 member B-like — MPAVSWRRVNSAPFVELRMGPSISRRDQQPHFHTCLGPKKPLAISRGMPLGTPATNNECKRNLRRFLAPQVPVTPATPPSLLGCPHGWVGYKGVCYYFSRDYSTWEQGQERCSELNASLAIAQDEEAMDLLSRLCGNFGYWLGLRRRGERLHWGDGSSYSSRVPVFGNSECVYLADRRLRSENCSHRRPYLCSKAQAPL; from the exons ATGCCGGCTGTGAGCTGGAGAAGAGTGAATTCTGCTCCATTTGTGGAGTTGCGAATGGgccccagcatctccaggagGGACCAGCAGCCGCACTTCCACACTTGCCTGGGGCCCAAGAAGCCTCTTGCCATAAGCAGGGGGATGCCACTT ggaacacCAGCAACCAACAATGAATGCAAAAGGAACCTCAGAAGATTCCTGG caccacaggtTCCAGTCACACCTGCCACTCCGCCGTCTCTTctgggctgtccccatggctgggTTGGGTACAAGGGGGTCTGCTACTACTTCTCACGGGATTACAGCACGTGGGAGCAGGGTCAGGAACGGTGCTCCGAGCTCAATGCCTCCCTGGCCATTGCCCAGGATGAGGAGGCCATG GATTTGCTCTCCCGCCTCTGTGGGAATTTCGGTTACTGGCTCGGGCTGCGCAGACGGGGCGAGCGCCTGCACTGGGGGGACGGCAGCAGCTACAGCTCCCG ggttCCTGTTTTTGGCAATTCCGAGTGCGTGTACCTGGCTGACAGGAGATTGCGGAGTGAGAACTGCTCACATCGGCGACCGTATCTCTGCAGCAAGGCCCAAGCTCCCCTGTAA